The Arachis duranensis cultivar V14167 chromosome 9, aradu.V14167.gnm2.J7QH, whole genome shotgun sequence genomic sequence ATTTTTTTACTTAGGGACGTATTGTCTTCTCCCTTTGGTGTAGAGAAGGTCGTCTTTTAGCCAAAATTGTTTAGTCTTACATTCTCTAACCAATTCTACCAATTTCTTGGCTAATGGATCATGATGCAACCCTTCCTTGatgttatataaaatatctCTTTCGACCATGAAAATAGCTACCAACTCAGCCTTGCAGCTCAGCACATCTGCTACCACATTAGTCTTGTTAGGCTtgtattcaaattcaaaatcaaactcaGCTAAGAAATCTTGCCATCTATCTTATTTAGGGCCTAACTTCTTTTGAGTTTGGAAGTAACTTGTAGCCACATTGTCTGTCTTGACGATGAAGTGTGAACCAAGCATGTAGTAACGCCAAGTTCTCAGACAATGCACCACCACggtcatctccttctcttgaACAGTGTATCACCTCTCTATATCATTCAACTTGTGACTCTCAAAGGCAATAGAATGTCCTTCTTGCATCAGAACTCCTCTAATAGTGTAGTTAGAAGCATCAGTGTAGACTTCAAACACCTTTGAGTAGTCGAGTAGTGCTAGTACTAGTCCTTCTGTGATAGTAGCCTTCAACTCATCAAAGGCCTTTTGATACTCCTTTGACCATTCCCAAGAATGATTCTTCTTGAAAAGATCAGTTAATGATGCAGCCTTGGCGGAGCATCCCTTAATAAACCTTCGATAGTAATTAGCCAATCCAAGGAATAACCTCAATTCAGATATCTTGTTTGGCCGCTCCCACTCTTTGATAGCCTTCACCTTTTCTTAATCCATGCAGAGACTTCCATCTTTAATGATGTGTTCCAAGAAGTGGACTTCGTCCCTTGCAAAGAaacactttttcttctttacaTATAGGTTATTATCTCGTAATATCTTAAACATGATTCGTAAGTGTTCTACATGTTCCTCCAAGGTATTGCTATAGACAACAATGTCATTCAAGTAGACCACTACAAACCGATCAAGATAAGGACAAAAAATCTCATTTATCAAGGTACAAAAGGTCGCAAGAACATTAGTTAAGCCAAAGGCATCACCAACTACTCATACGATCCGTACCTCGTGACGCACGTGGTCTTAGGCTCATTACCATCGGCAATCCTCACTTGGTGATATTCAGATCTCAAATCCAGCTTTGAGAACCACTTAGATCTTCCAAGTTGATCAAACAAATCGGATATCAATGAAATATGGTACTTGTTCTTGATGGTTACCTTGTTAAGTGCTCGATAGTCGATGCATAATTTCAACGAACCATCATGCTTCTTTTGAAACAAGACTGGTGTGTCATAAGGTGCCTTCAACAGACGGATGAATCCAACATCTAGCAAATTCTTGAGTTGCTTCTTCAACTTCTCAAGTTCTGGCGGTGCCATCTTATAAGGTGCTGAGGCAGGCGACTTTACTTTTGACTCCAATTCAATCTTGTGGTCCACCTTCCTCCTAGGTGGTAGTTGTTTTGACAACTCGGGAGGCATcacatccttattttcttcaaggACTTCCTTGATTTCGGGAGGAACGTCTTTGCTTTTAGATATTGATTCCTCTTGTAATAGAGCCAAATATGTAATTTCTCACTTCTTGAACCCTTTCTTGAGTTGAATAGCAGAAAGCATCAGTAGTCCTCCAGCTTTAGAGACTGTAGGGACCATACATGGAGACCCTTTCTCCATAACGCATACTATGTCGTAGTATGGCATAGGTATTATATTTGCCTTCCTTTGCAAATCGAGCCCGATGACTATTTTGATATCGTCCATGGATGCTATTGAGAAATCTACAAGGCCCTTCCAAGAACCAATAGTTATCTCAACCCTTTTTGCTACTCTCTTAAGGGGTTCACCATTGGTATTCACGGGTTTAAACCAGTCATTCTTTTCGATGATTTTCAACCTAAGCTTCTTTGCTTCATCTGGCGTGATGAAGTTGTGTGTAACACCAGTGTCGATCATTTCCATGATCATTTCCATGATGGTTTTTTCATTGATAAAGGCTTTTACATACATCAAGCCTTTCTTTTCTGCATTGCTTACCTCTTTGTCCTTCACAGCATTCATGAGTTGGACAGATCTAGCACACTCAATTACTTACGATTAAGCCTCTCATTCCTCGGTGATAGATGCCAGAGTCCCTAGTTTGGGATAGTCCTTCATTTGGTATGGTCCATTACACACGAAACATCCTCCTTTGGGTGCAAATATcgtattttctttccttcttgaTTGAGAAACTCTTCCCCTTGTCTCTCCTACATTTAGTGGAACTAGCCTTGGAGGAAGACTTGGGTTTAGAGTATCTCCAATGATACTCAGTGAGTAATTTTGCCACCATGATGGCCTCGTCGACATTCTTAACATTTTTTCTTTGTAGTTCTTGCTTTACCCAAGGTTGGATTCCATCAAAACAATGCATCCTCTGATGCTAAGTTAGGGATTTGAAGCATGAGAGTAGTGAACTCCTTTACGTAGTCGCTAATTATACTCTTGTGATTCAACTCCCTCAACTTCTTCCTGACTTCGTAAACCACATTTTCAGGGAAGAATTGTCTTTTCAACTCTCTTTTGAAATCTTTCCATGTGGTTATGTTGCAAGTACCCTTCTTCACATCTACGCATTTTCTCCTCCATCACAAAATAGCACTATCAGAAAGGTAGAGAGCTATAGTGCGTAGCTTTATTGCTTCTTCAACCACCCCTTAGCCTTTAAAGTACCTCTCCGTTTGCCATAGAAAGTTCTCCACCTCTCGAGCGCCCTTACGCCCTTAAACTCCTTTGGCTTTGGGAGATCAATCTTTGTCGTGTCCCTTATAATGGTTGGTCGAGATTTTGCCGCCTcaaaccaaacttaaatttcCTCAAATAGCTTCAAGGAGTTCTCAAGCTTTTCTTCGATTTGGAGCATGCTTTCTTTGAAAACATCTAGTTCTCCTAACACGTGAGTCTCGAGGGTCTTCTTGTCATGTTCTACCCCTTAGAAGTGCTCATCCATAGAGGATAGAACATTCTCCAATATAGAAACTCTCTCTTTTAAGAAGGTAGAGTCCTTACTTATAAGCTCACTTGAAGAACAAGCCTTCTTGTCTCCCTATTGAGAAGGAATAGCATCTCTTCCCCTTTGAGACTCAACATGCTCCATGGTTACACTAGAAGTCATACCCACAAACCACTTGTGCTCCCTCTTGAACCTTACTCTGATGCTAAATTATCATCAGTCTTGGACGCACTCTAACGCTACTGTGCTAACACTCGAACTTATTCAACCTCTTGAgctaagaccaagtcagcctaaccctTAGTATTTAGCAAAAAAACTAAGAACATAAGAGAAAGGAAGCTTTGGTGGAAAGAACAATTTATTACTCAAATATTTGCTACAAATGGCTCACACACTCAAACTCTAACTCTCACTCTTATTTATAGTcatccacctcctcaatggatggttaTGATTAAATCTGATCAACAGTCTAGATTGATCATTTAGAACATTCACTACAAATATCTATTTTACCACATTtctctaaatatttttagattattCCATACTACTATTCATATTTCTATATACATCCACATTTTTCTAAATTACTATAtgacttttcaaaattttctagaACCTTTTAAGGTATTCTGCGACTTTCTAGGACATTCTAAAATATTCCTAAAATTATCTAGAATATTTTCAAACATTCCAAAAAACTATACAAACATCGTTAAATCTACTCATCTAAAATTTACCGTGACATATTGCTGCTATTTCATACTATGAAAGTTAAACTCAAATCCTGAAAACGTTCTCACTAGCTGACAATGGATATATATAATCAGGGCTTCTTATGGAGTTCGCCACCATCCAACCTGCGAATAAGCAATCTCCAGGGTTTTTGGAAGCCTAGAAAGGCCCGTACCTTCCAACCAAGCAAACCATGCATTGAAAGTAACATTTAATGGTACTTACTCCCATACATATTTCAAGTGGCCAAATTAGTGGccaaattatcatttttttttttttttaagtgagGGAACGCAAAATACATCCTTGTAAACCAACTAATACTTAATGGTACTTACTCCCATACATTTTTCAAGTGCATACAAAATACAAAGTAAGAGGGAAGAAATCATGTGAATCcccattttcctttcttttctctttttttttttttttaaacaacgGTAGGCTTTATTTCATTGATAGAATGATCCTCAATTGGACAACATGTCACAGCAAGTAAAAAAGAAAGGTGTTTTTCCAAGCAGTGATTAcgatcgaaaaaaaaagaagagagtaaagCTTAAAGTGAAGGAGAAGATGGGTCTTTAATGCTCATGATTTGCCAGAGAGTCCGCCTGAGCCAGAATTTCCTCAGGAGAGAGCTGTTTACTTTCGAAAATGAAGTTCTGGGCAAGCCGTAATTTCCATAAGGTGAAAGCAAAACTGATAATCTGCGTTTTACTATTTACAGGGATTTTGAGTTTTTCCAAAATTTCTTTAACCCACACCCATGGTGGAACTTTGGAGTTGACAGTCGAAATGAAATGAGTTCCCAACTTGGCCGAAGTTGCCGCTGAGACCGAACATTCAAAAAAGCAGTGGCTAAGTGTTTCTAGAGCTTGATGGCATCGAGGACAATAGCTGGGATTTGTGCTATCTGAGAATGGAGCCTTTCCAAGGTTGAGTTTCTAAACAGTGAGTgattttctgtattttatatacagttttaatcttcatgtAAATGCCCACCATACTTAACACGGCTAGTACACAACGCACTCTACTTTTCACTTTCATATATGAAACTAGAACTTCATTACATTGATAAACTTAATAACATACAATTACAAGGTAACAGCAGACAGCAAATATGTACGAGGTTGTTCCCATAAGCATTTTATATACAGTAGTTTACAGAGTTCAGTGGTTTTCTAAATTTATCTACTTAACCAAAGGTTTTCTCGGTGCTATAATACATGTAAAGAAACCCATCCTCATCCCTGAATGATTGATAAACAGAGTCCACAAGAGTAGCtgcacaataataataaaacagcGAGAATTTAAGCACCATAACGAAATggcagaagaaagaaaagaaaatagcatAGCTATATATAGTGTACATCAGTACAAGCTTACCAGTTTGAGGTAATGTATTCTTGACAAACACAAAGAGAGCTTTTCCAGGGGGCAGACGAAGCCTAGAACTCAGAATATGAATGAAATGACCGACTGACAGGTCGCGGGGAACAAGGTATCTAACAGAAAACAAGATGAGAGAAAGTATTACAGAGATGGATCACTGACTAGTTATTTGATTAAACAAATGGTAATGGCCATTACAATGCAGATGTAAATCAACTCTACTTGTAGTATGGACTGAAATCATACAATTCATTCTCACTAATGTATGCTAAAGTACTATATGAAAGAACCAAATGTAAGAAGTAAAGTACATATCTAACAAGAGTTAACTTTACAGAAAAGAATTGGGTTGATTCAGGTCCTAAATTTTAGTCTTTACCAACAGTATCCAGATTCTATTGCCAGAAACATCCAACTAATTTGGCTCAACTCTCCCAATATggttattaacttattatataTTCCCAAGGCTCAAGCTTAGACCACTACACGAGGTCACCACAATGTTGGGTCAAGTCCTAAATTCTAAAAACTTTCATACAGTGATTGTTTGACAAAAAGTAGTTTTAAAAACTGCAtcttttttattgctttttgaaTCTTATTTATTGGAAGTTTGAGACAAAGCTTGGTGGTTGTTATTGTTGAAAAGCAATTATATGTGATGAAAGCCCGTTATTATACAAGAAAGTGTTTTACAAATATGTCACTATGTCACTACATAACTTCTATATATGCAGCATTCAAGTTTTTTTTCACTAAGTATACGGCATTCCAagttaaaatcagttattattCGTGTCGTTAGAACATGCATCAAATGTGCTCCAAGTAACAtggaaaattttaagaaaacaaCAAAGGTTGGTCGTTGCGAGTTGATCTTACTTTTTCTTCTCCAACTGAGGCAGGTCGCATTTCGCATATCTCTCCACAATCACCTGAATAAGAACAGCATGAAGAATTCTCTTAATTAGGCATAACATAGTCTTTCTTCGAGAAATTATTGGGTGCTCTAGCACCATATTTGATGCATGTTTCATGCTCCAGGAATCTTTACAACCATtcattgattattttatatttcacttgtaacaattaaacataaaactttattttatatatccttttcccctttttttttccctttttttccaGCACTATAGCTCTATTTCTATAATAAACAGAGCTCAACACTGATTATAattcagaaagcatgtacaCCGGATCTATATAAAGATCCATCATGAAACAAAGTAAATGATAGAAAGATTAGGTTTTGGCATGaaggatgaattaaaaaaaaaccaacATAAATAAAGTGGGAGACTAAAAATatgtttcttttgttgtaattttaattcaaagaAGAGCGTGAGTAGAAGGGGCCTTACGGGAACTCGATCGGGGTATTTGGCTATAATATCTCGCGATTCTTCAAGCCTTTGCACTGCCCAACACGGAATGGAACCACAGATTCACACAAATCAATacccgaaaataataataattgcacataaataaaagtgaaaattaaattagctAACGAAACAACCAAGAATTACACACACCGAAGgtaaattcatccttgaaactgGAGCTTCCTCCCATTGTTAGGTTGCGTGCTGAGTTTTGTTGGAGAGGTAAAGACGAAACAAGTCAGCTTCTGGACTCGGAGCTACTACAACTTATAGAGGACGTCGCTCAATTAATTATACtataagaaattaaatatttgCCTCTTTAAACAACTTGCGGGGATAGCTCAGTTGGGAGAGCGTCAGACTGAAGATCTGAAGGTCGCGTGTTCGATCCACGCTCACCGCATTTTAGTATGCCATCCCTATTAAACGGTCTTCAACTCTAcacattataatattataaaaaaaactctaaaaa encodes the following:
- the LOC107464980 gene encoding autophagy-related protein 8i, which produces MGGSSSFKDEFTFVQRLEESRDIIAKYPDRVPVIVERYAKCDLPQLEKKKYLVPRDLSVGHFIHILSSRLRLPPGKALFVFVKNTLPQTATLVDSVYQSFRDEDGFLYMYYSTEKTFG